TGCCGAACGACAGCTCGGCCTGCTGGCGTGGCTCGACCTTACCGGTGGCGCTGATGCTGGCGACCAGCGGCCCGCGCACCGTGTTAACGGCCGTGCCGCCCTGGAGCGGATCGGCTACGCGGGCCGAGGTGAAGCGCAGCACGAGCACGATCATCAGGGCGATCACCAGCACGGCGGCGATAATTACCGGCAGCGATGGGCGCTTGAGCCACCCACCAAAGCGTGATTGCGGTAGGGTTGTCATTATTGTAACTCCTCACTCCTCGCGTCTGCGACGCCATGTAAGAACAACGCCACCAGCGCGGTGGCCGAAAATACGGTTGGCCGGAACTGGCCCAGCTGCGACGGCATCTTCAGGTGATCGATCTGGTCGGTGAAGCCGTGGAACGCCTCCATCAGGCCCAGGAACAGCATCGTCAGCTCGGCCGCCGAATGGCGCGCCAGCTCGCCGCGTGCCAGCCCGGCCTGCATCACCTGCATGATCGGCACGAACAGGTGCTGCTGAAACGCCTGGCTCAGCCGCTCCTGGTGGGCCTGGTCGAGGTGCTCGGCCATCTCGTGGCGCAGCATACGCATATCGCCATCGCTGGCGTTCAGCAGCACACCGGCCAGTGCCTCCAGCCGCGCCGCGATCGTGTCGGCGCCGGCCAGCGCGGTATCGATCGCGGTA
The sequence above is drawn from the Candidatus Kouleothrix ribensis genome and encodes:
- a CDS encoding TetR/AcrR family transcriptional regulator, with the translated sequence MTELAYNPTAQKILGIAARLFMQLGYRAVSINDIVKAAEVTKPTLYYYFPDKAELFTQMALQRLVDMHTAIDTALAGADTIAARLEALAGVLLNASDGDMRMLRHEMAEHLDQAHQERLSQAFQQHLFVPIMQVMQAGLARGELARHSAAELTMLFLGLMEAFHGFTDQIDHLKMPSQLGQFRPTVFSATALVALFLHGVADARSEELQ